The Lolium rigidum isolate FL_2022 chromosome 2, APGP_CSIRO_Lrig_0.1, whole genome shotgun sequence genomic interval TGTAAAAAATCGACACGGGGgcctgttttacggggtctgctagacggccgggtagaggcataccccgtatatcggcggttattttacggggttggaCCTTTTAAGGGGTCTATTAGACATGCTCTCGCTACATTGACTCACAGCGTCTACCCTACCGCCGGCGACCGGACCCTGCTCCCCTGCCTCGCCGCCGCTGGCCTTGAAGACTTTCTCCTCCAACCTCTTCGTCCAGGCGACCGGAGACCTGTCGGCTCTCGCGGAAGGCCAGGGGACCCAGCGGGAGAGGCAAAAGCAGGTGAATGGGCGGACCTCGTCTTCACTGGACCCGCAGCCGCGGCCACCGCCACCAGCGTTCGTTGCCTCCCCATCATTATGTAATATTAACCCTGTCTCCTCTTCATGCTGCGGCATCCGAGCGGCGAGACGATGGTGCTGGAGGTCGACGTGGCGGAGACATTGATGTCCGTGGATGAGGCAAAGGGGGCACTGAATCGGCGGCTGGAGGAGGCCATGGGCGGCGCCAGGTATCCCCTTCATCATTTCCTTCATCGCCATAGGCGCTAGGAATTCTGTGCGCACAAGCCAGGCCCAAACACATCTACGTGCTTGTCAATGGCAACCCATGCGGACAGACTGGATTATGGTAAACATCGATGATGTGTGCAATCACAATTCACGCAACGGGGGCTGCGGCGTGATTTGCAGGGTCAAAGATGGGGAGTGTGTGTGTGCATCTGCTGGTGCAATTGAGGTAGTCACTGAACCCCTGCACGCCGAGGCGCTATCGCTAATCGAGGCCATCAAGTTCAGAGAATTGGCAGACTAATTTTTTTCTCTGATTGTGTTGGTCTTGCTAGCAGACAAGATTCTTTTATATACAGCTAAACAATCGGTCTCCTTTCCTTTCGAAGGACCAGTACAACCAAGTGGCCATATTTGACCTTGCATTCTACGTAGAGTACGGGCCCTTTCTGGTTTTGTTGAAAGTACCTTGTGAAGTCAAGTAATTATGGCTTCTGTCTTAAACACAATGTTTTAATTACACTATATTTTTTTTCCTGATTGTTCGTTTTTGCACCAGCCATGTAAAGGAATTTCACTCGTTGGTCCACCTGGTATGGGGAAGACCATGCTTGCTAAAGCTGTCGCAACAGAAAGCTGGTGCTAACTTCATCAACATATCAATCTCAAGTATTGCCTCTTAAGGTTTTTCCTATAACTGACAGTCATCCACATTGCTCTCCTTTCTATTACCACATTTTCTTACCTGTAACTGTAACTGTGGTTTGGTGAGGGAGAAAAATATGTGAAAGCTGTATTTTCACTTGCAAGCAAAATTGCTCCTAGTGTCAATTTTGTGGATGATGAGGTCAGTTAAAATTCATGATCTCTGCTGACAATATGATTATGATTGAGCAATCTAGCATATCAATAGAGCTGCATTCTCTCTGTTTACATATTTATATGGTCACCTATGTCATGGGCAAGTTCTTCTAGAGCTACATCGGAAGTACACACACCAAGGTCGATTGCTTAACTACTGAAACCAAGATTTTGACTTGTGTGTTACATAAAGACACCGGCAGGTTTCTCATTGACATGTACCTTCTAAAGAGATATTTCACTGTCATTTTGTTAGATTGGATTGGTTTGGCAGTAATAACTTTTTCTTAAAAGAGACTTGCTTGTCTCGAACAAATAACTCGATGGACATCTACAAAAATAACACAAATAAAACTTAATTTCGATTGCGTTGAGGAGGTGTACCCATCTGTCTGCAGGCTTCTATTAATACAGTCTTCCATTGGCCATATTGTGACGTTTAGGTATTTCCACTTGTTAGAATTTAGTTCCATGTGAAGCGAAGCAAATTCGAATACATCTTCCAGTCCTTGCAGCTATTGCACGAATAAATGACAAAGAATTAGCATCACAAGTAAAGAATAACAGAAAATCTGCTTATAAGAAGATGGGCCAGTTAGACTAATGACTAATCACTAACCATAGCATCGAGGTCGTTGCGGTGCATTCGTGTGCCTAGTGAGTCGAGCACTTGGATGCATCGTTTTCTGGCATTTATAACTGCTAGGTACCAATGAACATTTCCTAGGTTTACTGGAACAAATACCTAGGAAAAAGGAGTTTTGTTAGCTTAGGTCCCCTATAGACAAACACTCGTCCTTGATTGAATTCATAGTAATATGTAGGAAACTGAGAGTAACCATATAACTTTCCAAATAAATTTGCACTCTCTTTAATACCAATGAGGGTACTTCATCCCCTAAACTTGAACTACAGTTATTACTTGACAGTGAAACTAAACTCTCATAGTAGATCTGCTGTTTATTTACCTGTAGCGAAGTGTGTGAACTGATATGCTCTTCCTGTATCTAGATCTTACATTTTAAATACATTTTTCAATTGACACTGAAGCTATTAGATCTGCTGTTTATGTACCTGCAGCGAAGTGTCTGAATTGATCAGCTCTTCCCTCTATTTAGATCTTACAATTCAAAAGATTTTTTTCTTAACTCTGAAGCTAGAATCTCATATATCTGTTTGTTTATGCCGAGGTTGCTGTTCACCAATTAAGGAAACAAGTCTGCCTTGCGCGCTTTACTGCAGAATATGTAGCCAAACAACTCTCCATTGCACAATAGATTGCAGCGATTCGGTCTGGTACAACACTACAACCAGGGGTATGTCCATTCTTTTATAGATGGATAGAGAGATAGAAAGAAGCTTTCGTAACAACTATCTATTGCAAAAATAGATGTTAGCGTCTTGCAATTCTGAAAACAAATCTTTGATTTTGCAGGCTTCAAAATTCAAAAGAACCTGCAGTGATGCAGCGCTGGCTCCGCCCTAGGCACCTGAGGTCGATATGTGGACGGATGGGCGGACGTTTGGACGACAGCGGTCGGCGCTGCAGTGGCGGTGCAGAGCAGGCGGCCGTGCGCGACAGAAGCGCGGCGACTGGCAGGCCGGAAGGCGTGCAGGGATGCAGCGTTGGCTCCGCCTGGCCGGACGATTGGATGACGGCGGCCGGCGCTGCAGTGGTAGTGGTCGGCAAAAGCGCGCTACACAAGCGCTGCGGCTGGCCGGAGGAATCGCAGGACAGGGCGGTCGTGACGGCAACGGAGGCGTTATCCGCCGGCGCACGTCTGCTGCGGTTATGTTGTATTTTCTGATCGAGAGGCTCCCTTGTATTTTCTGATCGCGAGGGGTTCCAGTCCGCCAGGGATTAGTTGGATAAATGATGTAGGGCTATGATTAGTTGGATCACCCTCCTCTCTtcctttttatattagtggagatgaTGGAAAACTGCCTAAAAACAAGGCGGGGCAAATagaatatttcaaaaaaaaaggcgGAGCAAATAAAACAATCTATAGTTGGCTGGTTAGAAGGGTATTGCTACCTACATCTCGTAGAGATCAAATTCTAGATTTGATACTTTGGTGTTTCATAAAGATGGGATGTTCTTTTACTGGGAGATGCTGTGGTGAATTCATCAATCCTAAAATCCGCCGGTTCAGTCTCTCGAAAATGCTCATAGGGTAGAGTGTGCGTATGTGTGTTCATATGGGTGAATGTATATTTATACTTATGAGTGTCTACCTATGTATTGTATTTCTCAAAAAGTAATAGAGCAaaatatttttgtgaaacaatACAACTCCTCGACTCAATAAAAAAACCACTTCCACCATTTCCTTTTATAAGACATTTTTATCAAGCTAATTAAGCCTGCCAATATGATTCATAAAAGGGAACAAAGTCTACATATCAGTTTGTAGTTTGTACCACATCGACAATCAAGGGCTTAGAAGGGGGAGGGGGGTTGAAATGATAAAAAACTTATGTGCTTTAGTGCATTGGCTCATCTGTTTCTGGGAAGGATAAAAAGTTCTTCCAAGCATACTAGGCGTGCTTAAAAAATTGCCCGAAATAAGAGAACAATAATCTGTTCAGCAGGACCCTGCCAATATCCTACTTCAAAAGATGAGGGTGTCGTGATGTGGTGTAACCACCTCTACATATGTAATTCTGAGACCCGTATCCTAACGGTTATTTTACGGGTTTCGGCCATTTACACGCACTGCTAGACATGTTCTAAGATTTGGCGACCGTACATGAAGAACAGCAAAAAAGAACTGTAAAGGAAGGGGGGGCTAGCTGGTATGCCATTTGGGGCCACATTTTGTGTTGGCTAGGGATTTTCTATAGTCCGAATAGGAAGCCAGGTTACAGCTCTCCCTGCAATTTCGACACTATTGATATGCGGCAAGCTTTTCGGCCTTGGGCTTCTAGGGTATGgcccgttagggcatctccaaccgggcgacccatcccgcgcccgcgcgtccggatgggtccagccggacaaaaacccggcccagcgcgcggacccatccctaaaacggatgcccgcggcgtccggaacgacgcaaacccggcccaaatcttggtcgggtttgcgtggccgcggacgcgaaaggctggtcgctcgcgtccgccccttgtt includes:
- the LOC124687489 gene encoding uncharacterized protein LOC124687489, with the translated sequence MRTDWIMVNIDDVCNHNSRNGGCGVICRVKDGECVCASAGAIETRFFYIQLNNRSPFLSKDQYNQVAIFDLAFYVDHVKEFHSLVHLVWGRPCLLKLSQQKAGANFINISISSIAS